The sequence below is a genomic window from Clostridia bacterium.
TAGCTCACATGGGTGGGTCGGCCAAAAGGCTCGAGGCTTTAGAGATCGACCGCTACGATTTTGCCGTCATTTCCGCCCTTACCCTGGAGCTGGTAGGTAAGGATTTCCCGGGCGTAGAAGTGGTGATGGAGCTGGCACCCGGAACTTTAGTCAGCGATTATGCGCTATTGATAAGGCACTCGGGCGCCAAGGGCATTGAGGATGGTATGAGAGTAGGGGTGGATCCTAACTCGGTGGATCAATACTACCTTACTCTCTCTGAGTCGCAGGGAAAAGATGTGGAATTGGTCGAGCTAAGTTATCTTCAGTCGCTGGAGAAGCTCATCAAAGGGGAGATTGATGCTACCCTTTGGAACCTGGATATTACCCTTCCTTTTTCCCAAGGCCTTTCCCTTAGCCTACCCTTTTTGGAGGGCTTTACGGTTTTGCCATTAAGCAGCCAGGGACAGGAGGCGGCCAAAAAGCATGCCCAGGCTGTAATTGTGGCCAGTCGAGAAAATCATCTGGTGCAGCGCATCTTCCGGCGGCTAATCGACCCGCGCTACGTGGAAACGGTTCAAAAGAAGGTAGTTGAAGGGCAAGAGATAGCCGAATTCTAGCATAGGGAAGGAAATTTCCCTAGCTTGGCGAATCTGAGATCAAGAAATCCATGGTTGAGGGGTGGGTAGTTAGCAGGAACTTGAACTTCTTAGGTAAATTGTACAAAAGATTGGCCACTGTACAATGGTAGTCCTGTGTTTGTTCGGTGCAAAGGGTTAGGATTGATTTTACAGTATATTTGCCTGCAGGCTTAATTGCCGGTGCAGCAGGGCCCAGGAGGTCGAACATGATAGCTGTCAGTATCGATAATCTGAAAAGCATTATCCCGGCTGAACGAGTCCTCACTAACTCCGTAGATTTGTGGGCCTATTTACGTGATAGCTGGCCGTTGTCAGCTATGCAATGCCTGGATGGCTTGACTGACCACTCTTTTTCTTCCCAGTTACCCCAGGCGGTGGTCCTTCCTAAGGATACCAAAGAAGTTCAAGCCGTAATGGAGTGGGCTTTTTCTTGCGGCGTAGCTGTTACTCCCTTTGGGGGTGGTTCAGGGGTTTGCGGGGGAGCAATACCTAGCCCGCAGGGCATCGTAATTGATACCAAGCTGTTGAACCAGATCTATGAGCTTGATGAAACTTCTCTGTTGCTGCGGGTAGGACCTGGGTGTATTGGGCAGGAACTAGAAGAGTGGCTCAACGCCCATGGATATACCTTGGGCCATTTCCCCCAATCCATTACTTGCTCGACCGTGGGGGGATGGGTCTCTACTCGGGCGGCAGGACAGCTTTCCACCCGCTACGGCAATATAGATAGCTTGGTCGTAGGTTTAGAAGTGGTGCTGCCTACCGGGGAAGTCATTCGCACCAAGGAGAGATCAGCTAGGTCGGCAGCGGGTCCCGATCTGAAGCAACTGTTCATAGGTGCCGAAGGTACTCTGGGGATAATTACCGAGATCACTTTGCTGGTCCAACCTCTTCCTGCGGCTAGGATCCCGCTAGCGCTTGCGTTTGATCATTTTGAACGGGGCTTGGAAGCCTTGCGACTAATGATGCGGGAAGGCTTACGGCCTGCTGTCGCTCGCCTGTACGACGATGTAGAAACTGCCCGCCATTTCTACCCCGACCAGACGACCGGAATAAGTAAGCAGAGCTTTTTGATTCTTACCTTTGAAGGTAATGCCAAGGTAGCTCAGGCTGAAGCTG
It includes:
- a CDS encoding FAD-binding oxidoreductase; translation: MIAVSIDNLKSIIPAERVLTNSVDLWAYLRDSWPLSAMQCLDGLTDHSFSSQLPQAVVLPKDTKEVQAVMEWAFSCGVAVTPFGGGSGVCGGAIPSPQGIVIDTKLLNQIYELDETSLLLRVGPGCIGQELEEWLNAHGYTLGHFPQSITCSTVGGWVSTRAAGQLSTRYGNIDSLVVGLEVVLPTGEVIRTKERSARSAAGPDLKQLFIGAEGTLGIITEITLLVQPLPAARIPLALAFDHFERGLEALRLMMREGLRPAVARLYDDVETARHFYPDQTTGISKQSFLILTFEGNAKVAQAEAEVARSVGKSLGGIELPEAQDLVRRWLKERNVVKGLPELISAGLIVDTIEVAATWDRVGRLYRETLSAMAKIPGTLAVSAHSSHSYLQGTNLYITFVADPQGQDLSRTELYHRLWAAAMEACLGVGGTISHHHGVGLVRLPWLKRELGSAYTVLTKVKAALDPQGIMNPGKLVAEGTVPREAV